One Malaclemys terrapin pileata isolate rMalTer1 chromosome 7, rMalTer1.hap1, whole genome shotgun sequence genomic region harbors:
- the MARVELD1 gene encoding MARVEL domain-containing protein 1, with amino-acid sequence MPPPAPPSAPPPGPPARGPLSLHRPFVRSPLAPLRLGQLLLGAACWGTVAAHKYEGAAHFALFAAVLAWLLALALAGLSLLGRWALVPLLGARWLLANAAHDLLLGAGLYAAAAGVMGHKAERHSYCNLRGYSQPCLYRAYLAAAVCAALAAALHLLSGLYCLARRCRGHRDIV; translated from the coding sequence ATGCCCCCGCCCGCGCCCCCCAGCGCGCCGCCGCCCGGGCCGCCCGCCCGCGGGCCGCTGAGCCTGCACCGGCCCTTCGTGCGCAGCCCGCTGGCCCCGCTGcgcctggggcagctgctcctgggCGCCGCCTGCTGGGGGACGGTGGCGGCCCACAAGTACGAGGGGGCGGCGCACTTCGCGCTCTTCGCCGCCGTGCTGGCCTGGCTGCTGGCGCTGGCGCTCGCCGGCCTCAGCCTGCTGGGGCGCTGGGCGCTGGTGCCGCTGCTGGGCGCCCGCTGGCTGCTCGCCAACGCGGCGCACGACCTGCTGCTGGGCGCCGGGCTCTACGCGGCGGCCGCGGGCGTCATGGGCCACAAGGCGGAGCGCCACAGCTACTGCAACCTCCGCGGCtacagccagccctgcctctacCGCGCCTACCTGGCCGCCGCCGTCTGCGCCGCCCTGGCCGCCGCCCTCCACCTGCTCTCGGGCCTCTACTGCCTGGCGCGCCGCTGCCGGGGCCACCGCGACATCGTCTGA
- the ZFYVE27 gene encoding protrudin: MYLEPLQDAWEGVRFLLRWQMPLCSLLTCLGLNFLLLTLTEAAWFSLCALLVLLPALLGYLRETCRVRRPESELVRQRYHSVRREDVQQVRLARHEAVAEVKRFLIHLEGFLSWLCCACEGAYRVLHWETPALSSQFYGALLGSLCVLYLLPLCWVLALLNSTLFLGNAEFYRVLLELKATVEQRLGPKPVASAPEPAEPDVGGEGGGTLVDRTPTPTSTEDLTPGSVEEAEEAEPDEEFKDAIEEDDDVSQCSAEFDIGLPDSSVMSKNEVIRSKVSRLTERLRKRYPSNNFGSCTGCAATFSVLKKRRSCSNCGNSFCSRCCSYKVPKSSMGATAPDAQRETVFVCASCNQALVK, translated from the exons ATGTACCTGGAGCCCCTGCAGGACGCCTGGGAGGGGGTCCGCTTCCTGCTAAG GTGGCAGATGCCCCTGTGCTCGCTGCTCACCTGCCTGGGCCTCAACTTCCTGCTGCTCACCCTGACTGAAG CTGCCTGGTTCTCGCTGTGCGCCCTACTGGTCCTGCTACCCGCCCTGCTGGGCTACCTGCGGGAGACATGCCGGGTCCGCCGGCCGGAGTCGGAGCTGGTGCGCCAGAGGTACCACAGCGTGCGGCGTGAGGACGTGCAGCAGGTGCGGCTGGCGCGGCACGAAGCCGTCGCTGAGGTGAAGAGATT CCTGATCCACCTGGAGGGCTTCCTGAGTTGGCTGTGCTGTGCCTGCGAGGGGGCGTACCGCGTGCTGCATTGGGAGACCCCCGCCTTGTCGTCCCA GTTCTATGGGGCGCTGCTGGGCTCCCTCTGTGTCCTGTACCTGCTGCCCCTCTGCTGGGTCCTCGCTCTGCTCAACAGCACCCTCTTCCTGGGGAACGCCGAGTTCTACCGAG tgctgctggAGCTCAAGGCTACGGTGGAGCAGCGCCTTGGCCCCAAGCCCGTCGCCAGTGCCCCGGAGCCGGCGGAGCCTgatgtgggaggagaggggggtggCACCCTGGTGGATCGGACTCCCACGCCCACCAGCACTGAG GACCTCACACCCGGCAGcgtggaggaggcggaggaggcggagcccGATGAGGAGTTTAAAGACGCTATCGAG GAGGACGATGACGTCTCCCAGTGCTCCGCCGAGTTCGACATCGGCCTCCCGGACAGCAGCGTCATGAGCAAGAACGAGGTGATCCGCAGCAAGGTGTCACGGCTGACCGAGCGTCTGCGCAAGCGCTACCCCAGCAACAACTTCg GGAGCTGCACCGGCTGTGCAGCCACCTTCTCCGTGCTCAAGAAGAGG CGGAGCTGCAGTAACTGCGGAAACAGCTTCTGCTCCCGCTGCTGCTCCTACAAAGTCCCCAAGTCCTCCATGGGAGCCACAG CCCCAGATGCCCAGAGGGAGACGGTGTTCGTCTGCGCGTCGTGTAACCAGGCTCTTGTGAAGTGA
- the LOC128840876 gene encoding uncharacterized protein LOC128840876: MQRLGAVPCSRNTAPSPHVGTHLSGPWFSQAWSPHFAATRGSAFHPSDLQSSVRRQREPEDGSAWPVAPHPKANSSGNLTGSSTSWEPPSLAPLLTPPPARRPRGWTGCEGWNGAGKFIFGDCSEPSSRRSAPGKGQQLQAPPGPGHGRSSGRTRGQMARWSRGRESSPEFAEEPAAWLPCTGPGAGTSGGCPGWREQARSPGGTGELQPLLMETPAAHAALGEDMDWADVSLPCTARLAPRVQRMGPGLPGAPAVPCCSRIAKPQRTGELCASTYHCLTAPACPGHALHAALCPHPCLGEIPPISTGRTTGTSQALSSPGPADLSHPPAVCSQTALRMALGPALQGWGGSWSCCVAGRGCVPGGFPRPLPV, from the exons ATGCAGCGGCTGGGTGCTGTGCCCTGTTCCAGGAACACTGCCCCGTCCCCCCACGTCGGTACCCATCTCTCAGGCCCCTGGTTTTCCCAGGCCTGGAGCCCTCACTTCGCTGCAACCCGGGGAAGTGCCTTTCACCCCAGTGACCTCCAGAGCTCTGTGCGAAGGCAGAGGGAGCCAGAGGATGGATCAGCCTGGCCCGTGGCTCCCCATCCGAAAGCCAACAGCTCGGGGAACTTGACCGGCTCCAGCACATCCTGGGAACCCCCATCTCTGGCTCCTCTCCTGACCCCTCCTCCAGCCAGGAGGCCCCGGGGATGGACTGGCTGCGAGGGCTGGAACGGGGCTGGGAAATTCATCTTTGGAGATTGCTCCGAGCCCAGCTCCAGGCGCTCGGCCCCCGGGAAAGGCCAGCAGCTGCAGGCTCCCCCCGGCCCTGGACACGGGAGAAGCAGTGGCAGGACCCGAGGGCAGATGGCGCGGTGGAGCCGAGGGAGGGAGTCGAGCCCAGAG TTTGCGGAGGAGCCTGCTGCGTGGCTCCCGTGCACAGGGCCCGGTGCTGGGACCTCCGGAggctgccctggctggagggagcaGGCGAGGAGCCCAGGAGGGACTGGAGAGCTGCAGCCTCTGCTCATGGAGACACCAGCAGCCCATGCTGCTCTGGGAGAGGACATGGACTGGGCAGATGTGTCCCTGCCCTGTACAGCCAGGCTGGCTCCCCGTGTGCAGCGGATGGGCCCAGGGCTGCCTGGTGCTCCGGCTGTGCCATGTTGCTCGCGAATAGCCAAGCCCCAGCGCACCGGAGAGCTGTGTGCCTCCACCTACCACTGTCTCACTGCCCCGGCTTGCCCCGGGCACgccctgcacgctgccctgtGCCCCCATCCCTGCCTTGGGGAGATCCCACCCATCAGCACAGGACGTACCACAGGCACCAGCCAGGCACTGTCCTCCCCAGGACCTGCGGATCTTTCCCACCCTCCTGCCGTCTGCAGCCAGACTGCTCTGCGCATGGCCCTGGGGCCcgctctgcagggctggggcgggagctGGTCCTGCTGcgtggcagggaggggctgtgtccctggCGGGTTTCCCAGGCCCCTGCCTGTCTGA